A genome region from Aphelocoma coerulescens isolate FSJ_1873_10779 chromosome Z unlocalized genomic scaffold, UR_Acoe_1.0 ChrZ, whole genome shotgun sequence includes the following:
- the TMEM8B gene encoding transmembrane protein 8B isoform X2 yields the protein MARRGGGGGGQPLPLPLPLLLLPLLLLPPPAADGLFVTDYFTRTPRKLSPFRSFASIELFHFHIPEDTVIAVWNLITFKEQGGTFGDQCPDRSITVYFRSGAPSVINPLHTHFPRDTAVPGSFALTLTWTLPNRTTGVFNVTSPLPGDWFLAAHLPKDEGKISVKPQLIVQRLVNIAVLYPGHVTEQSMAPHNRSCLYKVFVPSYTSRVLVEVLRCRGAEGCPLWLRVRAKAPPLHNSTTLDCREHTPCQLAQDLPFWQHWYYVLVEKHPGVPGTVSFQVTVQLTDCSRPSLARPPFLPSSASMNMPHSFGSAGGLALGDSPPPTSPNDTKHPVPIPVTSHAGERCWPVRPTLRNELDTFSVHFYIFFGPNVSVPPDRPAVFVINLLPVLDSGGVLNLELRLNVSSLCGENVTVFGCLNHEVPLTSGDNTSVTCETESLAGFLLSVNATASLSRLRIPYPQTGSWYLSLRSLCATEHGFEPCTNVTAEVYLRAYLSPCINDCGIYGQCKLLRTNNYLYAACECKAGWNGWGCTDNAEAFSYGFQLLSTLLLCLSNVMFVPPVAIAVRSHYLLEAAVYIFTMFFSTFYHACDQPGIVVFCIMEYDVLQFCDFLGSLMSVWVTVIAMARLQPIVKQVLYLLGAMLLSMALQMDRHGLWNLLGPSLFALGIMAVAWTARTIRRRHCYPPTWKRWAFYLCPGALIAAAAVLLYAFVETEENYFYIHSIWHLLIAGSVGFLLPPRAKPSRRLGPLPRRKGCGYQLCVNEQEELGLVDPAVASINSICTS from the exons ATGGGCTCTTTGTGACTGACTACTTCACCCGCACACCACGCAAGCTCAGCCCCTTCCGCTCCTTTGCCAGCATCGAGCTCTTCCACTTCCACATTCCCGAGGACACAGTCATCGCCGTCTGGAACCTCATCACCTTCAAGGAGCAAGGTGGCACCTTTGGGGATCAATGCCCAGACCGTAGCATCACCGT GTATTTCCGCTCAGGGGCTCCCTCCGTCATTAACCCGCTGCACACGCACTTCCCCAGGGACACAGCTGTCCCTGGCTCCTTCGCACTGACCCTCACCTGGACCCTGCCCAACCGCACCACGGGAGTGTTCAATGTCACCAGCCCACTGCCTGGGGACTGGTTCCTGGCTGCCCACCTGCCCAAAGATGAGGGCAAGATCTCTGTCAAG CCGCAGCTCATCGTGCAGCGCCTGGTGAACATTGCTGTGCTGTACCCCGGTCATGTCACCGAGCAGAGCATGGCCCCCCACAACCGTTCCTGCCTCTACAA GGTCTTTGTGCCCAGCTACACATCACGAGTGCTCGTGGAGGTGCTGCGGTGCCGTGGGGCCGAGGGCTGCCCGCTCTGGCTGCGTGTGCGGGCCAAGGCTCCCCCCCTGCACAACTCCACAACACTGGACTGCCGGGAACACACTCCCTGCCAGCTGGCACAGGACCTGCCCTTCTGGCAGCACTGGTACTACGTACTGGTGGAGAAACACCCCGGGGTGCCGGGCACCGTCTCCTTCCAGGTCACCGTGCAGCTCACAG ACTGTTCCCGACCCAGCCTGGCCCGGCCAcctttcctgccctccagcGCCTCCATGAACATGCCCCACTCCTTTGGCTCCGCGGGCGGGCTGGCGCTGGGGGACAGCCCTCCGCCCACCAGCCCCAATGACACGAAGCACccggtccccatccctgtcaccTCACATGCTGGAGAGCGGTGCTGGCCTGTCCGGCCTACGCTGCGCAATGAGCTGGACACCTTCTCCGTTCACTTCTACATCTTCTTCGGGCCCAACGTGTCAGTGCCACCCGACCGCCCCGCTGTCTTCGTCATCAACCTCCTGCCAGTGCTGGACAGTGGTGGGGTGCTCAACCTGGAGCTGCGGCTCAACGTG AGCTCCCTGTGTGGTGAGAATGTGACAGTGTTCGGGTGTCTAAACCACGAAGTCCCACTGACGTCTGGTGACAACACCTCGGTCACCTGCGAGACAG AGTCTCTGGCAGGCTTCCTGCTCTCCGTTAATGCCACAGCCAGCCTCAGCCGCCTGCGGATCCCCTACCCACAGACAGGCAGCTGGTACCTGAGCCTGCGCTCGCTCTGTGCCACGGAGCACGG GTTTGAGCCTTGCACTAACGTGACAGCTGAGGTGTACCTGCGCGCCTACCTCTCCCCCTGCATCAACGACTGCGGCATCTATGGCCAGTGCAAGCTGCTGCGCACCAACAACTACCTGTATGCTGCCTGCGAGTGCAAAGCTG GCTGGAACGGCTGGGGCTGCACAGACAACGCTGAGGCTTTCTCCTATGGCTTCCAGCTCCTCTCCACGCTGCTGTTGTGCCTCAGCAATGTCATGTTTGTGCCTCCCGTGGCCATTGCTGTCCGCAGCCACTACCTCCTAGAAGCTGCCGTCTACATCTTCACCATGTTCTTCTCCACT TTTTACCATGCCTGTGACCAGCCAGGCATTGTGGTGTTCTGCATCATGGAGTACGATGTGCTGCAGTTTTGTGACTTCTTGGGCTCTCTCATGTCTGTCTGGGTCACTGTCATCGCCATGGCCCGGCTCCAGCCCATAGTCAAGCAG GTGCTGTACCTGCTGGGGGCCATGCTGCTCTCCATGGCTCTGCAGATGGACCGTCACGGGCTCTGGAACCTGCTGGGGCCCAGCCTTTTCGCTTTGGGGATCATGGCCGTCGCCTGG ACGGCTCGCACCATCCGTCGCCGCCACTGCTATCCACCGACCTGGAAGCGCTGGGCTTTCTACCTGTGCCCGGGAGCGCTGATCGCGGCGGCGGCCGTGCTGCTCTACGCCTTCGTGGAGACGGAGGAGAACTACTTTTACATCCACAGCATCTGGCACCTGCTCATTGCCGGCAGCGTCGGCTTCCTGCTGCCGCCCCGTGCCAAGCCCAGCAGGCGCCTGGGGCCGCTGCCCCGGCGCAAGGGATGCGGGTACCAGCTCTGCGTTAatgagcaggaggagctggggcttgTCGACCCTGCCGTGGCCTCCATCAACAGTATTTGTACCAGCTGA
- the TMEM8B gene encoding transmembrane protein 8B isoform X3: MRESPGPRPPWVPTQSSDGLFVTDYFTRTPRKLSPFRSFASIELFHFHIPEDTVIAVWNLITFKEQGGTFGDQCPDRSITVYFRSGAPSVINPLHTHFPRDTAVPGSFALTLTWTLPNRTTGVFNVTSPLPGDWFLAAHLPKDEGKISVKGLYEECQYLFQPQLIVQRLVNIAVLYPGHVTEQSMAPHNRSCLYKVFVPSYTSRVLVEVLRCRGAEGCPLWLRVRAKAPPLHNSTTLDCREHTPCQLAQDLPFWQHWYYVLVEKHPGVPGTVSFQVTVQLTDCSRPSLARPPFLPSSASMNMPHSFGSAGGLALGDSPPPTSPNDTKHPVPIPVTSHAGERCWPVRPTLRNELDTFSVHFYIFFGPNVSVPPDRPAVFVINLLPVLDSGGVLNLELRLNVSSLCGENVTVFGCLNHEVPLTSGDNTSVTCETESLAGFLLSVNATASLSRLRIPYPQTGSWYLSLRSLCATEHGFEPCTNVTAEVYLRAYLSPCINDCGIYGQCKLLRTNNYLYAACECKAGWNGWGCTDNAEAFSYGFQLLSTLLLCLSNVMFVPPVAIAVRSHYLLEAAVYIFTMFFSTFYHACDQPGIVVFCIMEYDVLQFCDFLGSLMSVWVTVIAMARLQPIVKQVLYLLGAMLLSMALQMDRHGLWNLLGPSLFALGIMAVAWTARTIRRRHCYPPTWKRWAFYLCPGALIAAAAVLLYAFVETEENYFYIHSIWHLLIAGSVGFLLPPRAKPSRRLGPLPRRKGCGYQLCVNEQEELGLVDPAVASINSICTS, encoded by the exons ATGGGCTCTTTGTGACTGACTACTTCACCCGCACACCACGCAAGCTCAGCCCCTTCCGCTCCTTTGCCAGCATCGAGCTCTTCCACTTCCACATTCCCGAGGACACAGTCATCGCCGTCTGGAACCTCATCACCTTCAAGGAGCAAGGTGGCACCTTTGGGGATCAATGCCCAGACCGTAGCATCACCGT GTATTTCCGCTCAGGGGCTCCCTCCGTCATTAACCCGCTGCACACGCACTTCCCCAGGGACACAGCTGTCCCTGGCTCCTTCGCACTGACCCTCACCTGGACCCTGCCCAACCGCACCACGGGAGTGTTCAATGTCACCAGCCCACTGCCTGGGGACTGGTTCCTGGCTGCCCACCTGCCCAAAGATGAGGGCAAGATCTCTGTCAAG GGGCTCTACGAGGAGTGCCAGTATCTCTTCCAGCCGCAGCTCATCGTGCAGCGCCTGGTGAACATTGCTGTGCTGTACCCCGGTCATGTCACCGAGCAGAGCATGGCCCCCCACAACCGTTCCTGCCTCTACAA GGTCTTTGTGCCCAGCTACACATCACGAGTGCTCGTGGAGGTGCTGCGGTGCCGTGGGGCCGAGGGCTGCCCGCTCTGGCTGCGTGTGCGGGCCAAGGCTCCCCCCCTGCACAACTCCACAACACTGGACTGCCGGGAACACACTCCCTGCCAGCTGGCACAGGACCTGCCCTTCTGGCAGCACTGGTACTACGTACTGGTGGAGAAACACCCCGGGGTGCCGGGCACCGTCTCCTTCCAGGTCACCGTGCAGCTCACAG ACTGTTCCCGACCCAGCCTGGCCCGGCCAcctttcctgccctccagcGCCTCCATGAACATGCCCCACTCCTTTGGCTCCGCGGGCGGGCTGGCGCTGGGGGACAGCCCTCCGCCCACCAGCCCCAATGACACGAAGCACccggtccccatccctgtcaccTCACATGCTGGAGAGCGGTGCTGGCCTGTCCGGCCTACGCTGCGCAATGAGCTGGACACCTTCTCCGTTCACTTCTACATCTTCTTCGGGCCCAACGTGTCAGTGCCACCCGACCGCCCCGCTGTCTTCGTCATCAACCTCCTGCCAGTGCTGGACAGTGGTGGGGTGCTCAACCTGGAGCTGCGGCTCAACGTG AGCTCCCTGTGTGGTGAGAATGTGACAGTGTTCGGGTGTCTAAACCACGAAGTCCCACTGACGTCTGGTGACAACACCTCGGTCACCTGCGAGACAG AGTCTCTGGCAGGCTTCCTGCTCTCCGTTAATGCCACAGCCAGCCTCAGCCGCCTGCGGATCCCCTACCCACAGACAGGCAGCTGGTACCTGAGCCTGCGCTCGCTCTGTGCCACGGAGCACGG GTTTGAGCCTTGCACTAACGTGACAGCTGAGGTGTACCTGCGCGCCTACCTCTCCCCCTGCATCAACGACTGCGGCATCTATGGCCAGTGCAAGCTGCTGCGCACCAACAACTACCTGTATGCTGCCTGCGAGTGCAAAGCTG GCTGGAACGGCTGGGGCTGCACAGACAACGCTGAGGCTTTCTCCTATGGCTTCCAGCTCCTCTCCACGCTGCTGTTGTGCCTCAGCAATGTCATGTTTGTGCCTCCCGTGGCCATTGCTGTCCGCAGCCACTACCTCCTAGAAGCTGCCGTCTACATCTTCACCATGTTCTTCTCCACT TTTTACCATGCCTGTGACCAGCCAGGCATTGTGGTGTTCTGCATCATGGAGTACGATGTGCTGCAGTTTTGTGACTTCTTGGGCTCTCTCATGTCTGTCTGGGTCACTGTCATCGCCATGGCCCGGCTCCAGCCCATAGTCAAGCAG GTGCTGTACCTGCTGGGGGCCATGCTGCTCTCCATGGCTCTGCAGATGGACCGTCACGGGCTCTGGAACCTGCTGGGGCCCAGCCTTTTCGCTTTGGGGATCATGGCCGTCGCCTGG ACGGCTCGCACCATCCGTCGCCGCCACTGCTATCCACCGACCTGGAAGCGCTGGGCTTTCTACCTGTGCCCGGGAGCGCTGATCGCGGCGGCGGCCGTGCTGCTCTACGCCTTCGTGGAGACGGAGGAGAACTACTTTTACATCCACAGCATCTGGCACCTGCTCATTGCCGGCAGCGTCGGCTTCCTGCTGCCGCCCCGTGCCAAGCCCAGCAGGCGCCTGGGGCCGCTGCCCCGGCGCAAGGGATGCGGGTACCAGCTCTGCGTTAatgagcaggaggagctggggcttgTCGACCCTGCCGTGGCCTCCATCAACAGTATTTGTACCAGCTGA
- the TMEM8B gene encoding transmembrane protein 8B isoform X1 translates to MARRGGGGGGQPLPLPLPLLLLPLLLLPPPAADGLFVTDYFTRTPRKLSPFRSFASIELFHFHIPEDTVIAVWNLITFKEQGGTFGDQCPDRSITVYFRSGAPSVINPLHTHFPRDTAVPGSFALTLTWTLPNRTTGVFNVTSPLPGDWFLAAHLPKDEGKISVKGLYEECQYLFQPQLIVQRLVNIAVLYPGHVTEQSMAPHNRSCLYKVFVPSYTSRVLVEVLRCRGAEGCPLWLRVRAKAPPLHNSTTLDCREHTPCQLAQDLPFWQHWYYVLVEKHPGVPGTVSFQVTVQLTDCSRPSLARPPFLPSSASMNMPHSFGSAGGLALGDSPPPTSPNDTKHPVPIPVTSHAGERCWPVRPTLRNELDTFSVHFYIFFGPNVSVPPDRPAVFVINLLPVLDSGGVLNLELRLNVSSLCGENVTVFGCLNHEVPLTSGDNTSVTCETESLAGFLLSVNATASLSRLRIPYPQTGSWYLSLRSLCATEHGFEPCTNVTAEVYLRAYLSPCINDCGIYGQCKLLRTNNYLYAACECKAGWNGWGCTDNAEAFSYGFQLLSTLLLCLSNVMFVPPVAIAVRSHYLLEAAVYIFTMFFSTFYHACDQPGIVVFCIMEYDVLQFCDFLGSLMSVWVTVIAMARLQPIVKQVLYLLGAMLLSMALQMDRHGLWNLLGPSLFALGIMAVAWTARTIRRRHCYPPTWKRWAFYLCPGALIAAAAVLLYAFVETEENYFYIHSIWHLLIAGSVGFLLPPRAKPSRRLGPLPRRKGCGYQLCVNEQEELGLVDPAVASINSICTS, encoded by the exons ATGGGCTCTTTGTGACTGACTACTTCACCCGCACACCACGCAAGCTCAGCCCCTTCCGCTCCTTTGCCAGCATCGAGCTCTTCCACTTCCACATTCCCGAGGACACAGTCATCGCCGTCTGGAACCTCATCACCTTCAAGGAGCAAGGTGGCACCTTTGGGGATCAATGCCCAGACCGTAGCATCACCGT GTATTTCCGCTCAGGGGCTCCCTCCGTCATTAACCCGCTGCACACGCACTTCCCCAGGGACACAGCTGTCCCTGGCTCCTTCGCACTGACCCTCACCTGGACCCTGCCCAACCGCACCACGGGAGTGTTCAATGTCACCAGCCCACTGCCTGGGGACTGGTTCCTGGCTGCCCACCTGCCCAAAGATGAGGGCAAGATCTCTGTCAAG GGGCTCTACGAGGAGTGCCAGTATCTCTTCCAGCCGCAGCTCATCGTGCAGCGCCTGGTGAACATTGCTGTGCTGTACCCCGGTCATGTCACCGAGCAGAGCATGGCCCCCCACAACCGTTCCTGCCTCTACAA GGTCTTTGTGCCCAGCTACACATCACGAGTGCTCGTGGAGGTGCTGCGGTGCCGTGGGGCCGAGGGCTGCCCGCTCTGGCTGCGTGTGCGGGCCAAGGCTCCCCCCCTGCACAACTCCACAACACTGGACTGCCGGGAACACACTCCCTGCCAGCTGGCACAGGACCTGCCCTTCTGGCAGCACTGGTACTACGTACTGGTGGAGAAACACCCCGGGGTGCCGGGCACCGTCTCCTTCCAGGTCACCGTGCAGCTCACAG ACTGTTCCCGACCCAGCCTGGCCCGGCCAcctttcctgccctccagcGCCTCCATGAACATGCCCCACTCCTTTGGCTCCGCGGGCGGGCTGGCGCTGGGGGACAGCCCTCCGCCCACCAGCCCCAATGACACGAAGCACccggtccccatccctgtcaccTCACATGCTGGAGAGCGGTGCTGGCCTGTCCGGCCTACGCTGCGCAATGAGCTGGACACCTTCTCCGTTCACTTCTACATCTTCTTCGGGCCCAACGTGTCAGTGCCACCCGACCGCCCCGCTGTCTTCGTCATCAACCTCCTGCCAGTGCTGGACAGTGGTGGGGTGCTCAACCTGGAGCTGCGGCTCAACGTG AGCTCCCTGTGTGGTGAGAATGTGACAGTGTTCGGGTGTCTAAACCACGAAGTCCCACTGACGTCTGGTGACAACACCTCGGTCACCTGCGAGACAG AGTCTCTGGCAGGCTTCCTGCTCTCCGTTAATGCCACAGCCAGCCTCAGCCGCCTGCGGATCCCCTACCCACAGACAGGCAGCTGGTACCTGAGCCTGCGCTCGCTCTGTGCCACGGAGCACGG GTTTGAGCCTTGCACTAACGTGACAGCTGAGGTGTACCTGCGCGCCTACCTCTCCCCCTGCATCAACGACTGCGGCATCTATGGCCAGTGCAAGCTGCTGCGCACCAACAACTACCTGTATGCTGCCTGCGAGTGCAAAGCTG GCTGGAACGGCTGGGGCTGCACAGACAACGCTGAGGCTTTCTCCTATGGCTTCCAGCTCCTCTCCACGCTGCTGTTGTGCCTCAGCAATGTCATGTTTGTGCCTCCCGTGGCCATTGCTGTCCGCAGCCACTACCTCCTAGAAGCTGCCGTCTACATCTTCACCATGTTCTTCTCCACT TTTTACCATGCCTGTGACCAGCCAGGCATTGTGGTGTTCTGCATCATGGAGTACGATGTGCTGCAGTTTTGTGACTTCTTGGGCTCTCTCATGTCTGTCTGGGTCACTGTCATCGCCATGGCCCGGCTCCAGCCCATAGTCAAGCAG GTGCTGTACCTGCTGGGGGCCATGCTGCTCTCCATGGCTCTGCAGATGGACCGTCACGGGCTCTGGAACCTGCTGGGGCCCAGCCTTTTCGCTTTGGGGATCATGGCCGTCGCCTGG ACGGCTCGCACCATCCGTCGCCGCCACTGCTATCCACCGACCTGGAAGCGCTGGGCTTTCTACCTGTGCCCGGGAGCGCTGATCGCGGCGGCGGCCGTGCTGCTCTACGCCTTCGTGGAGACGGAGGAGAACTACTTTTACATCCACAGCATCTGGCACCTGCTCATTGCCGGCAGCGTCGGCTTCCTGCTGCCGCCCCGTGCCAAGCCCAGCAGGCGCCTGGGGCCGCTGCCCCGGCGCAAGGGATGCGGGTACCAGCTCTGCGTTAatgagcaggaggagctggggcttgTCGACCCTGCCGTGGCCTCCATCAACAGTATTTGTACCAGCTGA